In Fischerella sp. PCC 9605, the genomic window ACGTTCGGCCCTGTTGGCACAGCTTTTGTTAGAGCCTCAACTGATATAGAAAGTCTTGAGTATGTCTGTTGCCGCATCAAAAAATGCAAAAAATTATGAATTATAAAAATCCATAATTTTCTACTGACATATATTGTAGTAATTGTTTTTCACAGAGCTAAAGACGTGATAATTTTTTTGGTATCTGTCATGTCTCCAACTAGCTTCTTGAATGGCAGTGGAAATTCCTTGATGAGCGTAGGAACAGCAAAAACTTGATCTGCTTCTAAACGTTCAGGTTGCTGATAAATATCAACAACTTCTAGTTCATAACGTCCTTGCAAGTGCTCTTCGCAAAGTTTTTGAATTTGTTTAATAGCGCGTAAAGATTTAATACTCTTGCTGGCAACATACAACCGCAAGATGTATTTTTCTAAATCCAGAGCGGAAAGTGACTCAAATGCATCTTGAGAGTTATCCAAAAAGTTATTTGAGTCATTGTTAGCTTGTAAAGAATAATCCATAAAAGTCCTTATTGAATTTTTTCAAAATAGTAGAATAGTTGCTAAATTGCGACACGAACTTTGACATACATTTTGCCTTCGATGCGAGTTAGGTAATCTACTTTAATTGTTTTAATTTTTATAAAAACCTCGCACAAGTGTGGAAATAATGTAGATGGATGCCCACAGAGGAAAGATGCAGCGGAAATTTAACTATCTCTATGGCATATTTGTCTATGCTTTTTGGAACATAAGAATCTAAATTAAATTTTAAGCTACTCAAATACAAACTATATTTTTCAAACGCAAGTCGATATTATCACTTAAATTGCAGAAAGAGATTGATTAAACAGTCAGAAACTCATATTTGCAGAAAAACTATAGAATTTGACTCTCTAATTCCTAATCGGTAACTCTCGCTAACGTTACCTGACGAGGTTGTACCTTTGCGGGTCAAGTCTCATTGATATTTTGTAACAATATTGTTATATTTATTTTTATAAATTAACACTTATTGTCATTCGTACTTCTCTGCCTTGCCTCGGTGAAACCAACCGAGGCTTTTTGTTGCTGTGGAGTGCGATCGCGCGTATTTTGACCAGATCGGGCTGCACAGAGTAGACTTCTTGCAGAAGTCGGGATGCATGTGAAAGGCATGGAATTTTCCTTTGCCCCTTGCCCTTTACCCTTTCCCCTACCTCTTGCAAAAGCTATTTTTGCAAGAGGTCTAGTATAAATTCCCAAAATAAGCGAGGGGTATCCTTGCAGATACCCCCCAAGATTGTTCTATTAGACTATCAACAGAATTTTCAAAATATTAATTTGCCACTTCAGCCATCTCAATAATTCGCCCTTCATAGTCTTTGACCAAGAAGTTCAGCGGTTTTCTGCTGCGAATCTTAAACTTCAAGCCGCGCACTTCCACACGCATTAAAATCATTTCCAAGCAGTCGTGGTCAAAGCAAACATGGCGTTGCTGATTTTTGCTACCCAAACTAGCTCCCGTTATGACGTGTAGCTGAGTGTTTTTCTTTAGCTGATACCAAAGCCCCTCACTAGCATTCGTCATTTTGCTAGAAAACGAAGGACTGCTCCCTAAGTAAAGCGGATCGACGCCAGTTGCACCTATAGTTTGCTCGTAGTTGTAGTAGTAGTGCAAAGGCACCTCTGCTGCTGGTAAATCTAGCAGTCCTTCATACAACTGTCTGGCAATTTCCAAATCCGACACCATGACTGTATATACTTTCGGCGCACTGCTAAGGAACATCCACATCGCACCAGCATAAGCCGCTAGCAGCATCACCATTATGCCTTGGGTAGAGAAAAGGCTA contains:
- a CDS encoding circadian clock KaiB family protein, which translates into the protein MDYSLQANNDSNNFLDNSQDAFESLSALDLEKYILRLYVASKSIKSLRAIKQIQKLCEEHLQGRYELEVVDIYQQPERLEADQVFAVPTLIKEFPLPFKKLVGDMTDTKKIITSLAL